In Arthrobacter sp. B3I9, the following are encoded in one genomic region:
- a CDS encoding primary-amine oxidase encodes MLPSIADTTTPYRMASGVEITDVQAILRAEGLLGPEKRIAYLGLLDPPRGSARDAEDRRFRIFIHDVSGGRPLDVTVSTTNATVTSAVELDTAATGELPVLEEEFGIVEELLAADARWLKALAERGLDVEKVRVAPLSAGVFEYPEESGRRILRGLAFVQEFPEDSAWAHPVDGLVAYVDVVSKEVTQVIDLGAVPVPSEHGNYTDPKLTGPLRDTQKPISITQPEGPSFTVTGGNHVEWEKWSLDVGFDVREGVVLHNLAFQDGSKKRPIIKRASIAEMVVPYGDPSPVRSWQNYFDTGEYLVGQYANSLELGCDCLGDITYLSPVISDAFGNPREIRNGICMHEEDWGILAKHSDLWSGINYTRRNRRMVISFFTTIGNYDYGFYWYLYLDGTIEFEAKATGVVFTSAFPDGGSDNISQLAPGLGAPFHQHLFSARLDMAIDGFTNRVEEEDVVRQPMGPGNERGNAFSRKRTVLARESEAVRQSDAKAGRTWIISNPESLNRLGEPVGYKLHGQGMPTLLADPDSSIARRAAFAAKDLWVTRFAEDERYPTGDFVNQHGGGAGLPGYISQDRDIDGHDIVVWHTFGLTHFPRVEDWPIMPVDTVGFKLRPEGFFDRSPVLDVPPNSREASGCHSGPAAGEHCHG; translated from the coding sequence ATGCTCCCCTCAATAGCCGACACGACTACCCCGTACCGCATGGCGTCGGGTGTTGAAATCACCGACGTCCAAGCCATTCTGCGCGCCGAGGGGCTCCTGGGCCCGGAGAAGCGAATCGCTTACCTTGGCCTGCTGGACCCGCCCCGGGGTTCAGCCCGGGACGCCGAGGACCGTCGTTTCCGGATCTTTATCCACGATGTGTCCGGCGGGCGGCCGTTGGACGTCACCGTTTCCACGACGAACGCCACGGTGACCTCCGCCGTCGAGCTCGATACCGCCGCAACGGGCGAGCTGCCCGTCCTTGAGGAGGAATTTGGAATCGTCGAGGAGTTGCTCGCGGCTGATGCCCGGTGGCTCAAGGCCCTTGCGGAGCGTGGGCTGGACGTCGAAAAGGTACGCGTTGCCCCGCTTTCGGCCGGTGTATTTGAGTATCCGGAGGAAAGTGGCCGTCGCATCCTCCGCGGGCTGGCTTTCGTGCAGGAGTTTCCAGAGGACAGCGCCTGGGCGCATCCTGTGGACGGTCTTGTGGCCTACGTCGACGTCGTCAGCAAGGAAGTCACGCAGGTCATCGACCTCGGGGCTGTGCCGGTTCCCTCGGAGCACGGCAACTACACCGATCCGAAGCTCACCGGCCCGTTGCGCGACACGCAAAAACCCATCAGCATCACCCAGCCGGAAGGCCCCAGCTTCACGGTGACCGGCGGAAACCACGTCGAGTGGGAAAAGTGGAGCCTGGACGTCGGCTTCGACGTCCGCGAGGGCGTGGTGCTGCACAACCTTGCCTTCCAGGACGGCTCGAAAAAGCGCCCCATCATCAAGCGCGCATCCATCGCTGAGATGGTGGTTCCCTACGGTGACCCTTCGCCCGTCCGTTCGTGGCAGAACTACTTCGACACGGGCGAGTACCTCGTGGGCCAGTATGCCAATTCCCTGGAACTGGGCTGTGACTGCCTCGGTGACATCACCTACCTCAGCCCCGTCATCAGCGACGCCTTCGGCAATCCCCGTGAGATCCGCAACGGCATCTGCATGCACGAGGAGGACTGGGGCATCCTGGCCAAGCACTCCGATCTGTGGTCCGGCATCAATTACACGCGCCGCAACCGGCGCATGGTGATTTCCTTTTTCACCACCATCGGCAATTACGATTACGGCTTCTACTGGTACCTCTACCTGGACGGCACCATCGAGTTCGAGGCCAAGGCCACCGGAGTCGTGTTTACCAGCGCTTTCCCCGACGGCGGTTCGGACAACATCTCCCAACTCGCCCCGGGGCTGGGTGCACCGTTCCACCAGCACCTCTTCAGCGCACGGCTGGACATGGCGATTGACGGCTTCACGAACCGGGTCGAGGAAGAAGACGTGGTCCGGCAGCCCATGGGCCCGGGCAATGAACGCGGTAACGCCTTCTCCCGGAAGCGGACCGTGCTGGCCCGCGAATCGGAGGCGGTCCGCCAAAGTGACGCCAAGGCTGGCCGGACGTGGATCATTTCCAACCCGGAATCCCTCAACCGGCTGGGTGAACCCGTGGGCTACAAGCTCCATGGCCAGGGCATGCCCACGCTGCTCGCGGACCCGGATTCCTCCATTGCCCGGCGCGCGGCCTTCGCTGCCAAGGACCTCTGGGTCACCCGGTTCGCCGAGGACGAGCGCTACCCCACCGGCGACTTCGTCAACCAACATGGCGGGGGAGCGGGCCTGCCGGGCTACATTTCGCAGGACCGCGACATTGACGGCCACGACATCGTCGTCTGGCACACTTTCGGCCTGACGCACTTCCCGCGAGTGGAGGACTGGCCCATCATGCCGGTGGACACCGTTGGCTTCAAGCTGCGGCCGGAAGGGTTCTTCGACCGCAGCCCGGTGCTGGACGTGCCGCCGAACTCCAGAGAGGCCTCCGGTTGCCACAGCGGGCCCGCCGCCGGCGAGCATTGCCACGGCTAG
- a CDS encoding helix-turn-helix domain-containing protein: MSAATTARPAGQDLTSTAAASFDHWRHLVAQSFVPLSVDTDHPDAFRGRMRSRVLDRMCLVEISASGHRVHRTPALLAQSDQRYFKLNLQLEGSELLIQDNREAVLRPGDLAIYDTNRPYTLAFEEQARMMVVMFPHDALSLPPDYVGQLSAVRLAGGGGLAGIVGPFLSQLAERFEALSGPSGSRLATNALDLVATMLHSELDMARDSMKPQVLLATSVREYIEANLADPQLSPASIAAAHFISTRHLHNVFHETGSTVASWIRSQRLERIRRDLRDPLHNGSSVGAVAGRWGFLDAAHFSRTFRDAFGVSPSDWRRGA, from the coding sequence ATGTCTGCAGCAACAACAGCCCGTCCTGCCGGACAGGACCTCACCTCCACTGCGGCCGCTTCCTTTGACCATTGGCGGCACCTGGTGGCGCAGTCGTTTGTGCCGCTGTCCGTCGACACGGACCACCCCGACGCCTTCCGCGGCCGGATGCGGTCGCGTGTACTGGACCGCATGTGCCTGGTGGAAATATCAGCCTCCGGTCACCGCGTCCACCGTACGCCCGCCCTCCTGGCGCAGTCGGACCAGCGCTATTTCAAGCTCAACCTTCAGCTGGAGGGATCCGAGCTCCTCATCCAGGACAACCGCGAAGCCGTGCTGCGCCCCGGCGACCTGGCCATCTATGACACCAACCGGCCTTACACACTGGCGTTCGAGGAGCAGGCCCGGATGATGGTGGTCATGTTCCCGCACGATGCACTATCGCTGCCGCCCGACTACGTGGGGCAGCTCTCCGCGGTCCGCCTCGCCGGGGGCGGCGGCTTGGCCGGCATCGTGGGACCATTCCTTTCCCAGCTGGCGGAGCGGTTCGAGGCCCTCAGCGGCCCGAGCGGTTCGCGGCTGGCTACTAACGCCCTCGATCTCGTGGCAACCATGCTGCACTCGGAACTGGACATGGCACGGGACAGCATGAAGCCCCAGGTCCTGCTGGCCACGTCGGTGCGCGAGTACATCGAAGCCAACCTCGCCGATCCGCAGCTTTCGCCGGCCAGCATTGCCGCGGCACACTTCATCTCCACCCGCCACCTGCACAACGTCTTCCACGAGACTGGCAGCACCGTTGCCAGTTGGATCCGGAGCCAGCGGCTGGAACGCATCCGCCGTGACCTTCGAGACCCGCTGCACAACGGCTCGTCCGTCGGCGCTGTAGCCGGCCGGTGGGGGTTCCTGGACGCTGCGCATTTCAGCCGCACGTTCCGGGATGCCTTCGGTGTCTCCCCCAGCGACTGGCGGCGCGGCGCCTGA
- a CDS encoding TetR/AcrR family transcriptional regulator produces MPKIVDHDERRLELVDATWRIIARLGIESATMREIALEAGFANGALKPYFSTKDTLLTFAFGHVFNRTNQRIADVTAGLSGLAALRAFCGEVLPLDEERINEARIVIPFWQKAINDPEKARIHRDSMQQWLEAISGYLAEARDSGDVTAVVDDASLAGQLLNMLLGAQIAAALLPESQTELGLPRQLESFLALLTRP; encoded by the coding sequence GTGCCAAAGATTGTTGACCACGACGAACGCCGCTTGGAGCTGGTTGATGCAACCTGGCGGATCATCGCCCGACTGGGCATCGAAAGTGCCACCATGCGGGAGATCGCATTGGAGGCAGGGTTCGCGAACGGCGCACTGAAGCCGTACTTTTCGACCAAGGACACGCTGCTGACGTTTGCCTTCGGCCACGTCTTCAACCGGACCAACCAGCGCATTGCCGATGTCACAGCCGGCCTCTCGGGGCTGGCGGCCCTCCGGGCATTCTGCGGCGAAGTGCTTCCCCTGGATGAAGAACGGATCAATGAGGCCCGTATCGTCATCCCCTTCTGGCAAAAGGCGATCAATGACCCCGAAAAGGCCCGGATCCACCGGGACTCCATGCAGCAGTGGCTGGAAGCCATTTCGGGCTACCTCGCGGAGGCGCGCGACAGCGGCGACGTAACCGCCGTCGTGGACGATGCGAGCCTGGCCGGCCAGCTCCTCAACATGCTGCTGGGCGCCCAGATCGCCGCCGCACTGCTCCCGGAGAGCCAGACAGAACTCGGCCTGCCCCGGCAGCTCGAGAGCTTCCTTGCCCTGCTGACCCGCCCGTAA